Genomic segment of Limnothrix sp. FACHB-406:
CAACTCCAGCGCCAACACCAACCCGATCGTTAAACCCACCAAGGCCAGCTCAACCGGGGGACGCTGCAACCCCACTCCCAGCCCGATCGCCACCACCGCCACCACCGTATGGAGACGGAAATTGCGTTGAGTCAAAAACGTATGCACCAACCCCGCACCGGCATAGCGAAAGCTAATCAGCAAATTGGGGGCAATTTTCCAAGCTTGGTCGCGGCGGGTGGCGGATGGTGAAGGTTTTTGGGGTTTCTGTGAATCGTTCATCAAGGCTGACGACGGATGACGGGGAAACCGGCGGGCACGCGGCGGAACATCCAAGGCGGCGCGACGGAAAACAGACAGCAGGAGTCGGCGGAATCTCAACAAGATCAAAAATTAACAGGAGCAACCGGTCGGCGAGCCACCCATCAACCAGTCCAGGGGCGGAATTTGCCCGGAACCTGGCCGATGGATTGTTATCCAGCCAATAGCTTGGCGA
This window contains:
- a CDS encoding diacylglycerol kinase family protein — protein: MLRFRRLLLSVFRRAALDVPPRARRFPRHPSSALMNDSQKPQKPSPSATRRDQAWKIAPNLLISFRYAGAGLVHTFLTQRNFRLHTVVAVVAIGLGVGLQRPPVELALVGLTIGLVLALELLNTAIESVVDLTVGKNYHDLAKVAKDCAAAAVLMAAIVAVLVGVVLLVPPLLVTLGWWGV